TCGCCGACGGCGCGAAGATGTCGCGTCGGGAGTTGCAGACTTGGGCGGACCGGGCCGGGTGGCGCATGATCTCGAACACGATCGTGTCGTGGGTGGCGTCGGAAAACCCGGATGGGCTCGCGCTGGCGCTGCGCTGGATCGATGCGAAAAAGGAGCCGCTGGCGCAAGCCGGCTGGTCCACACTCGGGGCGTGGGTCACGACGCATGCGGACGCGGAGCTGGACATGAAGCTGTTGACCGCACTGCTGGAGCGCGTGACGAAAACCATCCACGCGCAACCCGATCGCGTGCGGCAGCAGATGAATTACTTCGTGATCGCGGTCGGCACCTACGTCGCCCCGCTCGGCGACAAGGCGATCGCGGCGGCGCGACAGATTGGCCGCATCGCGGTGGACGTCGGCGATACCGATTGCAGGATCCCCGACGCTGAAAGCTACATCATGAAATCCCGCCGCGGCGCGCCGAGCGCGCCGAAGCGGGCGACAGTGCGGTGCTGACGATCAGCGCGGCAGCGCCGCGCGGATGGCGTCCGCGAGCGGTGTCGTCGGGCGGCCGATCAGCTGGCTCAGCGTCCGCTGATCGTCGAACAGCGCGCCTTGCGAGGCGCCGACGTCCCAGGAAGCAAGGCCGTGTGCCAGCGGCGGCGGGAGTCCGGCCTTCAGCAGGATTTCGGCATACTGCGCCCCCGGCAGATTTACGTAAGGGATACTCCGGCCCGTCTGGCGCGAGAGCTCGGCGGTGAATTCCGCAAGCGTGTAGGCGTGGTCGCCCGCGAGCTCGTAGGTCTGATTGGGCTGCACGCCGCCGGTGAGTGCGGCGACCGCGGCGGCAGCGTAGTCGGCGCGTGCCGCAGAGGCGATACGTCCGTCGCCGGCGCTGCCGACAAAGGCGTTGTGCGCGAGCGCGGGCGGAATGCTGGCGGTGTAATTCTCGTGATACCAACCGTTGCGCAGGATCACGTGCGGGACGCCGGACTGCTGCAATATCTGCTCCGTGGCGTGGTGCTCGGGTCCGAGGTTGAGTGGCGTCGCGTTCGCGCGCAGCAAGCTGGTGTAGACAATCAACCCGGCGCCAGCGCTGCGCGCGGCGGCGATGACGTTCGCGTGCTGTGCCGCGCGACGGCCGAAATCGGTGCCGGAGATGAGCAGAACCTTCTCGACACCGGCGAAGGCTCGTTGGAGGGCGACAGGGTCGTCGTAGCCCGCGGTGCGGACGACGACCCCGCGCGCGGCGAGCGGGGCGGCTTTGGCGGCATCGCGCACGACGGCGACGATGTGCGCGGCGGGGATGCGGGTGAGAAGTTGCTCGACGACGAGTTGGCCGAGTTGTCCGGTGGCGGCGGTGATGGCGATCATGGGAGGAGAGGAGGTTGTGGGCGGGCGGTTCGCACTCGGCGCTTGCTTCGGTGCGGGAGTCGCCCTTGGTTACGAAAGAATACCGAGACGGGCGCGTCCCCACAAGAGGGGTGTTTTTCGTCACTCGGTTACCCACCCGTAACCAACCCGCCATGCCTGCCACCCTTGCCCTGCCACCGGTCGAACCGGGTTCCGGCCTCGAAGAACGCTGTCCGGTCCGCGATGTCCTCGATTGCATCGGCGACCGCTGGAGTCTGCTGACGCTCAGCGCGCTCGAGCGCGGCACGCTGCGTTTCACGGAGTTGAAGCGGGCGATCGGCGATATCTCGCAGCGCATGCTCGCGCAGACGCTCCGCACCTTGGAGCGCGACGGCTACGTGACGCGCGAAGTGTTTCCGACGATCCCACCGCGAGTCGAATACACGCTGACCGAGCTCGGCGAATCGCTCCTCGCGAAAGTGAAGCCACTGGTGCGTTGGGCGGATGAAAACCACGCTCGCGTGCGCAAGGCGCGCAGGGCCTACGTGCCGCCCGTCGCCGCGACTCCACTCTGAGGCGCTACTTCGTTGCGGGCGGAAGCGTCGCGAGCAACTGCGCGAAACGCTCGCGGGCGTCCGCATCAGTCGCGAACCGCGCGCCCATCCGCGCGATCGATGCGGCGATGTCGTTTGCACCAATGGCCGCGTAGAGGTGCGCGCCTTTCAGGACGAGGGCGCTGTCCCGCGGGAAGGCTTTCAGGCCTTCGTCGAGCACAGCGAGGTTGGCGATCTTCGGCGCCGCGGCACTCGCCGCCCACGCATCGGCGGCGACGTGGTAGGTCTCGGCGATCAGCGGTGGGTGTTGTCGCGCTTCGAAAACGGGAGCCAGCGCGGTCGCCATCTGCGCGGCATCGAGCTTCCCGTCGGCGGCCGGGTGGGCGAGCGCGGCGGTCAATCGCGCCCGGGCGAGAGCAGCGTGGGCGGACGGACGCTCGACATGGGCGGCGCAGGCGGCTTCGAGGAATTTTGCGGCGCGCGTGGATTGTCCGGCGTGCGCTTCGGTAAGGGCGAGGCCGGCGAGCAAGGCCGGGGCGCGGCTCCCGCGCTGGTAGGCTTCGCGGTAGGTCGCAGCGGCGCGATCGAGATTGCCCGCGAGGCGTTGCGCGTCACCGAGGATGACGCCGATTTGCGCCGGACTGGCATCGGCGAGCACGATGTCCGTGGGATTGAGGCGGTCCTCCGGCTTGATGTCGTAGCTCTGATATTTGTGGCGGACGTGGCGGATGTAGGCGCGGAGTTCCTCTTCCATTTGCGCGAAGCCGATTTTGAAGCAGTCGCGGAACAACGCTTCGCTCAGCGGCTCGCGGGCAAGTCGGCCAACGAACTGGACGATGGCGTCGCGATAGCGGAGGTCTTCGCCGAAGAGGCAGAAGTGCACGAACAGGTAGGCTTGCTTGGCCCAGAGGTTGTTGCCGAGCGGGGAGCGAGCCTCGGGGGCGTCGGCGGTGAGGGCGAAAAATTGCGCGAGCGGCATCAGCTTGCGGTGGCGCAGCACGACGTTGAACGGTTGCTCGCCGACGACGGCGGCTCCACCCGCGGAGGGATCGGTCTCGTCGGAGCCGACGGCTTCGCCACCGGTCGCACCGCCCTTGAAGGTGTCGATCTTGCCGTAGTTGAGCCAACGATCGGTCACCTCGGCGTCCATCACGATTTGCACGAGGCCTTCGGCCATCCACGGAGGCGGGCGACTGGCAGACTGATTGAGGAGCGAGAAAACGTATTCGCGATAGAGCAGCTGCGCGTGGTCGATATCGAGTTCGACGGATGTGGCGCCGTTGGCGGCGAGGGCGCTGGCGTCGTCGATGAGCAAGCGATCCGCGGCGAGATTGACGGCGATAGCGAGGGAGTCGGCGTCGCGCAGCAAGCGACTGGGCGGCGCGTCCTGTTTCGCGTTGGCGCCCGGCGGCAGGAGCGACGCGAACTCGCCCTCGCGGGCGCAGAGCACGAGGGTGGCGCTCGCGAGCGGCCGGGGCTGGGCGGGCCAGAGCAGCGTGAGCGCCTGCTGGAATTTCTGGAAATCAGCGAGGAGCTTGCGCGTGCGGCCGGCGGTCGTGCTCGAGAGCACTTCGAAGCGCCCGACGCGTCCGTAGTGCCACGGCGGTGCTTCGGGCAGCACGCGGCTATCGGTGACTGTGAAGTCCGGCAGCTCGACGGTCTTGCCCGCGACCTGCATGTCTGCGGCGGCGGCGCTCATGCCGGTGAATGCAGCGAGGGCGAAAGTCAGGAGGTGCGGGAGACTACGCCGGGGGACGGGAGGCGCGACGTTCATGGGTGAAAGGGCGACAGCAGGAGGAAATCGCCTGGAAGAGGCGGGAGCAACCGGAACTGCGGGCGCTCGACACTTCCCAAGACGGTGTCCGCGCGACAGGGTTTCAACCGTAGAGGATGTGAAATCATTATCCGAAACCACCAACCACGGAAAACCCACGCCATGTCCACCAACGCCGTCCACCTTCACCGCGTCCTGCGCGCCGCGCCGGAGAAAGTCTATCGCGCCTTCATCGATGCCGACGCCATGGCCAAATGGCTGCCGCCCTTCGGCTTCACCGCCCGCGTGTTTCATTGCGACGCCCAAGTCGGCGGGACCTTCAAGATGGCGTTCACGAATTTCACCACGGGACATGCGCACTCGTTCGGCGGCACGTATCTCGAACTCGTGCCCGGGCAGCGGATTCGCTACACGGACAAGTTCGACGACCCGAATCTCCCCGGCGAAATGACCGTGACCGTCGACCTGAAACCGGTGCTCTGCGGCACCGATGTGAGCATCGCGCAGACGGGCATCCCGGCGATGATCCCAGCGGAGATGTGCTACCTCGGCTGGCAGGAATCGCTCCTCCAACTCGCGCAAGTCGTCGAGCCGGACATCAAGCAGTGAGCGGCGCCCTTATCGCCGGAGCGTGAGTTCCATGAACACGTTTCCGGCGACCGGGGAGTCGAAGTAGGGCGCACGGCGCACGAACCCCAGTCGCTCGTAGAGCCGTTGCGCGCGCTCCATGCCGGGCAGCGTGTCGAGCCAAAGCGTGCGGTAGCCGACGGCCTTCGCTTCCTCGATCAATCGTTCGGCCAGCGCGCGCCCGAGTCCGGTTCCTTGAGCACAAGGACGGACGTAGAGGCGCTTCATCTCTGCGACGTCGTCGTTGCGGGGACGAAGCGCCACGCAACCACCGGGTGCTCCTTCCGTCCAGCCGAGGAGCAGGAAGCCGTGCGGCGGCGCGTAGATTCCCGGCAAGCCGGCGAGTTCGTCCGCGAAGTTTTGATAGCCTAGATCGACGCCGAGCCCCGCCGCGTATTCCGAGAACAGCTCGCGCACGATCGCGAGCTGCTCCGGAGAGACGGCGGGAGTGATTTCGGCTGCCATGGGCGAGGCGGTTCAGCCGGGATCTTCGGGCGAATCTTCTCGCGCAAGCAAGCCCGCGCCGGGCGTCACTTCGCGGTGCAGTTGAACATCCAACGCACGCCGAATTGGTCCGTGAGCGTGCCCCAGTAGGCGCCCCAGAACATCTCTTGCAGGGCCATTTCCACTTTGCCGCCAGCAGCGAGCGCAGCGAAGAGGCGGTCGGTCTCTGCCCGCGTGTCTGGTTCGAGATTGATGTAGACGTTGTTGCCGAGGTTCACGGTGAAGCCCATCGAGGTCGGCGCGTCGGAGCCCATGAGCACATGGCCGCCGATGGTCGGCAGCGCGACGTGCATCACGAGACGCTGGTCGGCATCCGCGAGCGCGGGAGCTCCCGGGCACGGTGGCCCGTCGGTGAAGCGCATGATGGGGGCGGCGAATTCGGTCCGAAAAACCGACTTGTAGAACGTGAACGCCGCTTCGGTTTCGCGGGCGAAGTTGAGGTAGGTGGTGACGCGAGCCATGTTGATTGCGTGGTTGGTCGAGGAGGTTTCGGAGGGTGGAATGTCACCGCGTAGAACGGTGACCATTCATCGACGAACGACAAGCGGACGCGCGGACACCATTGGGGAAATTGCGACGAGCGTGTGCGCGACCACAAATGCGGCGAGAAACGAGGATGGAATCGATGGCGCGTGTCCGCTTAACTCTGCGCGGTCATGTCACTGTCGCGTGCCGCCGGGTTGCTCCTGGTCATTATCTATCTCGGTTTCGTGAGCCTCGGATTGCCCGATGGCACACTCGGCGTCGCGTGGCCGGCGGTTTATCCGGAGCTGCGCTTGCCGGTCGGTCTGGCGGGCGTGTTGATGCTTGTAGGGACGCTGCTCACGGCGACGTCTGGTTTCTCGAGCGGCTGGGTGGCGGCGCGATTCCGCACGGGGCCGGTGGTGCTGGTGAGTTGTGCGCTGACGAGCGGAGCGATGCTGCTGTTGTCGCAGGCGCACAGCGCAGCGATGCTGTTCATCGCGGTGATTCCGCTCGGTCTCGGGGCTGGCGCGGTCGACGCGGGACTCAACGGCTACGTCGCGCGGCACTACTCCGGGCGGCACATGAATTGGCTGCACGCATGCTGGGGCATCGGCGCGACGGCGGGGCCGTTGGTGATGGGACGGGCGCTGGCGACGGCGCATGGCTGGCGCGGAGGTTACCTGGCGATCGGCTCGATTCAGCTGGGGTTGGCGGCCTTATTTCTCGCCACCCTGAGGCTGTGGGAAAAGGTGCCGACTCACGCTGCGGTCGCGACGGCCGCGGCGGCGTCCGCAACGCCGACACGAACCGCCGCCTCTTTCGAGGGCTGGTTGTCGGCGGTGATTTTTGCGCTCTACACCGGGGCCGAACTGAGCATCGGCCTGTGGGCCGGCACGATCTTGGTGGTGGACCGCGGCTTCGCGCCGGAGCGGGCTGCGCTGTGGGTGGCGGGCTACTACGGTGCGATCACGGCAGGCCGAATCGGGATTGGCTTCGTGCACGGTCGCTGGACCAATCGCGCGATCGTGCGAGCGGGGACGCTGCTCGCGGGAGCAAGTGCGCTCGGATTTGCATTCGGAGGCTCAGGCCTTGTGGCTGTGGTGTCGCTCGCGTTGATCGGTCTGGGATTTGCGCCGGTTTATCCGGGGCTGATGCACGAGGTGCCGCGCCGCTTCGCGCCCGAGGCGGTGCAGACGGTGATTGGGCGGCAATCGGGCGCCGGCGCGCTCGGAGCCGCGGTGTTTCCTGCGCTCTCGGGGGCGATCGCGCAGGAAGCTTTGTCGGGTGTCATCGTGCTCGCGCTGGCGTTGATGCTCGCACTCGCGGTCGCGATCGGCTGGCTGGATCGGCGGACGTAGTTCGGCAGCGGGGCCCGCAAGCGATTCACGGATTGCGCCGCGCTGCTGCAGCTGTTGCCCTCTCGCGCATGTCGCCCACCCAGCAGGGGTCCTTTCGTCTGTTTCGCTTCCAAGGCATCGATGTGCACGTGCATTGGTCGTGGTTCATCATCGCGATCTATTCCGTTTCGCAGCGTGCGCCGGGCTATGTGTCGCCGGTCTGGGCGTTGCTCGAATACCTCGCGCTGTTCGTGACCGTGACATTGCATGAGTTCGGCCACGCGCTGGCGTGCCGGCAGGTCGGTGGCAGCGCGGACCAGATCGTGCTGTGGCCGCTGGGCGGCGTGGCCTACGTGGCGCCGCCGCAACGGGCGGGGGCGATGCTGTGGAGCATCGCGGCCGGGCCGCTGGTGAATGTGGTGCTGCTACCGGTGTTCATCGGCTTGGGCTGGGCGTGTCGCGGAACGGGACTGCTCGTGGACAATCCGGATCTCGCGCACTTCCTGAGCGCGCTGATCTGGATGGACGTGGGCTTGCTGATTTTCAACCTGCTGCCGGTCTATCCGCTCGATGGCGGCCAAATCCTACGCTCGCTGCTCTGGTATCCGCTCGGGCGCGCGCGCAGCCTGAAGGCGGCGACGATCGTGGGCTTGGTTGGTGGCGTAGCTTTGGCCGGCCTGGCGCTCTGGGATATGTCGATCTGGGAGGGCGTGTTGGCGTTCTACCTGTTGTCGCAGTGTTGGCGGAGCTTTCAGGCCGCGGGAGCGTTGAGAAAAATAGAACAGTTGCCGCGACGGTCGGGATTCCAGTGTCCTTCGTGTCACGCGTCGCCGCCGCGGGGCGAGTTTTGGGTCTGCCCGGCGTGCCAGCACGCCTATGACCCGTTTGCGGTCAACGCGGTGTGTCCGCACTGCCAGACATCGCTCGACGTGATCACTTGTCCCGATTGCCATCAGGCCCGACCGCTGCGTTCGTGGGACAGTTCGATCGTCGACGCCTGACGGCGCCCGGCGAAAAAAAAGAACCCAGCCGAGCGGCTGGGTTCGAGAAGGTGACGTTCCGCGCGCGTCGAGATCAGAGTTGCGCGAGGATGTCGTTGAAGGTCTTCGACGGGCGGAGCGCGGCGGAGGCCTTCGCGTCGTCGGGTTGGTAGTAGCCGCCGATGTCGGCGGGCTTGCCTTGGACGGCGACGAGTTCCTTCACGATCGTCTGCTCCTGCGCGGCGAGTTCCGCGTAGATCGGGACGAAGAGACGGTGCAGTTCCTCGTCGGTGTGTTGGCTGGCGAGCGCCTCGGCCCAGTAGAGCGCGAGGTAGAAGTGGCTGCCGCGGTTGTCGATCGTGCCGAGTTTGCGGCCGGGCGACTTGTCGTTCTCGAGGAACTTGCCGTTGGCGGCGTCGAGTGTTTCGGCGAGGACCTTGGCCTTCTTGTGCGAGGCGACGATGCTCAGGTGCTCGAACGAAGCAGCGAGGGCGAAGAACTCGCCGAGGGAGTCCCAGCGCAGGTAATTTTCCTGCTGGAACTGCTCGACGTGTTTCGGCGCGGAGCCGCCGGCGCCGGTCTCGAAGAGGCCGCCGCCGTTCATCAGCGGGACGATCGAGAGCATCTTGGCGCTCGTGCCGACCTCGAGGATGGGGAACAGGTCGGTCAGGTAATCGCGAAGAACGTTGCCGGTGACGCTGATCGTATCGAGGCCCTTGACGATGCGCTCGAGGGAGAACTTGCACGCTTCGGCGGGCGGGAGGATGCGGAGATCGAGGCCGGTCGTGTCGTGGTTCTTCAGGTATTTCTCAACCTTGGCGATGATCTGGGCGTCGTGCGCGCGGGCTTTATCGAGCCAGAACACGGCCGGCGTGTTGCTGAGGCGGGCGCGCGTGACGGCGAGCTTCACCCAGTCCTGCACCGGAGCGTCCTTGGTCTGACAGGCACGCCAGATGTCACCTTCGGCGACGACGTGTGAAAGCAGCTCCTTGCCGGTTTCGTCGACGACGCGGATCGTGCCGGCGGCGGGTGCGACGAAGGTCTTGTTGTGGGAGCCGTATTCCTCGGCGGCTTGGGCCATGAG
This window of the Candidatus Didemnitutus sp. genome carries:
- a CDS encoding DNA alkylation repair protein, which codes for MQLDDVMTALAAKGSEATKRIFLKHGAKEPFFGVKVADLKTIAKKIKGDQSLALELYATGNGDAQYLAGMVADGAKMSRRELQTWADRAGWRMISNTIVSWVASENPDGLALALRWIDAKKEPLAQAGWSTLGAWVTTHADAELDMKLLTALLERVTKTIHAQPDRVRQQMNYFVIAVGTYVAPLGDKAIAAARQIGRIAVDVGDTDCRIPDAESYIMKSRRGAPSAPKRATVRC
- a CDS encoding SDR family oxidoreductase, with product MIAITAATGQLGQLVVEQLLTRIPAAHIVAVVRDAAKAAPLAARGVVVRTAGYDDPVALQRAFAGVEKVLLISGTDFGRRAAQHANVIAAARSAGAGLIVYTSLLRANATPLNLGPEHHATEQILQQSGVPHVILRNGWYHENYTASIPPALAHNAFVGSAGDGRIASAARADYAAAAVAALTGGVQPNQTYELAGDHAYTLAEFTAELSRQTGRSIPYVNLPGAQYAEILLKAGLPPPLAHGLASWDVGASQGALFDDQRTLSQLIGRPTTPLADAIRAALPR
- a CDS encoding helix-turn-helix transcriptional regulator — protein: MPATLALPPVEPGSGLEERCPVRDVLDCIGDRWSLLTLSALERGTLRFTELKRAIGDISQRMLAQTLRTLERDGYVTREVFPTIPPRVEYTLTELGESLLAKVKPLVRWADENHARVRKARRAYVPPVAATPL
- a CDS encoding SRPBCC family protein → MSTNAVHLHRVLRAAPEKVYRAFIDADAMAKWLPPFGFTARVFHCDAQVGGTFKMAFTNFTTGHAHSFGGTYLELVPGQRIRYTDKFDDPNLPGEMTVTVDLKPVLCGTDVSIAQTGIPAMIPAEMCYLGWQESLLQLAQVVEPDIKQ
- a CDS encoding GNAT family N-acetyltransferase, coding for MAAEITPAVSPEQLAIVRELFSEYAAGLGVDLGYQNFADELAGLPGIYAPPHGFLLLGWTEGAPGGCVALRPRNDDVAEMKRLYVRPCAQGTGLGRALAERLIEEAKAVGYRTLWLDTLPGMERAQRLYERLGFVRRAPYFDSPVAGNVFMELTLRR
- a CDS encoding VOC family protein translates to MARVTTYLNFARETEAAFTFYKSVFRTEFAAPIMRFTDGPPCPGAPALADADQRLVMHVALPTIGGHVLMGSDAPTSMGFTVNLGNNVYINLEPDTRAETDRLFAALAAGGKVEMALQEMFWGAYWGTLTDQFGVRWMFNCTAK
- a CDS encoding MFS transporter, which gives rise to MSLSRAAGLLLVIIYLGFVSLGLPDGTLGVAWPAVYPELRLPVGLAGVLMLVGTLLTATSGFSSGWVAARFRTGPVVLVSCALTSGAMLLLSQAHSAAMLFIAVIPLGLGAGAVDAGLNGYVARHYSGRHMNWLHACWGIGATAGPLVMGRALATAHGWRGGYLAIGSIQLGLAALFLATLRLWEKVPTHAAVATAAAASATPTRTAASFEGWLSAVIFALYTGAELSIGLWAGTILVVDRGFAPERAALWVAGYYGAITAGRIGIGFVHGRWTNRAIVRAGTLLAGASALGFAFGGSGLVAVVSLALIGLGFAPVYPGLMHEVPRRFAPEAVQTVIGRQSGAGALGAAVFPALSGAIAQEALSGVIVLALALMLALAVAIGWLDRRT
- a CDS encoding M50 family metallopeptidase, which gives rise to MSPTQQGSFRLFRFQGIDVHVHWSWFIIAIYSVSQRAPGYVSPVWALLEYLALFVTVTLHEFGHALACRQVGGSADQIVLWPLGGVAYVAPPQRAGAMLWSIAAGPLVNVVLLPVFIGLGWACRGTGLLVDNPDLAHFLSALIWMDVGLLIFNLLPVYPLDGGQILRSLLWYPLGRARSLKAATIVGLVGGVALAGLALWDMSIWEGVLAFYLLSQCWRSFQAAGALRKIEQLPRRSGFQCPSCHASPPRGEFWVCPACQHAYDPFAVNAVCPHCQTSLDVITCPDCHQARPLRSWDSSIVDA